One window of the Cryptomeria japonica chromosome 7, Sugi_1.0, whole genome shotgun sequence genome contains the following:
- the LOC131056633 gene encoding E3 ubiquitin-protein ligase SGR9, amyloplastic-like, with amino-acid sequence MILREPRGEEPIHSSRRTIPSNDIRVRGFEDIHQEIHRMRALARQRRRRRNRDERTRLTEEMRREARELMGAFDTVKVSVVHIKEVPVCVICLTEYNVGENASQMPCHENHIFHPDCLLQWLERKKNCPLCKTLVSDPYRQPFSPPP; translated from the coding sequence ATGATTTTAAGAGAACCAAGAGGAGAAGAGCCCATTCACAGTTCAAGGAGGACAATTCCCAGTAATGATATAAGAGTGAGAGGCTTTGAAGACATTCATCAAGAAATACACAGAATGAGAGCACTGGCAAGGCAGAGAAGAAGACGTCGAAACAGAGATGAAAGAACCCGACTTACTGAAGAGATGAGGAGGGAGGCGAGAGAGTTGATGGGTGCCTTTGACACTGTTAAAGTATCTGTTGTTCATATTAAAGAAGTTCCTGTCTGTGTGATTTGTTTGACTGAATATAATGTGGGAGAAAATGCCTCCCAAATGCCATGTCACGAGAATCATATTTTCCACCCAGACTGTCTTCTGCAATGGTTAGAAAGGAAGAAAAACTGCCCACTCTGTAAAACGCTTGTGTCTGATCCATATCGCCAACCATTTTCACCACCACCTTGA